In one window of Mercurialis annua linkage group LG4, ddMerAnnu1.2, whole genome shotgun sequence DNA:
- the LOC126677455 gene encoding disease resistance protein RPV1-like has product MMAAVAASSAITTIQSKKYDVFISFRGTDIRDGFLSHLHQSLLQNQVNAFVDDNLERGKEITSSLLQIIEKSYVSLVIFSTNYADSSWCLDELVKILECQQNKGQIVLPIFYRVDPSHVQELTGSYGDAFDKHRQEFSDCLEKVKNWSSALMQISNLAGWDSRITKPESKLIKEIVTYVLEKLDHATPRDFCNDGLVGIDPRIKDVCSLLCLESKDFRVIGIWGMGGIGKSTLVHKLYSQIYNQFPCRCFVANVRERLENSTKDSLQSEILSAILGKENPNTGMPIMLNSYVRRRLSQEKMLIVLDDVSDLDQIECLVGNDVMYGSGSRIIITSRDKQLLKNLDAIIYEVKKLNSYEALQLFSLHAFKENSVKKEYMEQSRMAIDYAQGIPLALKVLGSNLYGKSIQIWEDELEKLKSSSNKKVLKILRICYDGLDEKEKDIFLDIACFFKGHDRDSVTNILNGCGFFAKSGISLLHDKSLVTITSDNKLGMHDLLQKMGKDIVSEEKELGRRSRLWNPKDICKLLARDMGTTSVEGILLDISQIRYLDLSSTVFAKLCNLRILKFYKKNCYGNNKIHLPGGLEYFPDDLRFLQWDHYPLKCLPLQGCLDNLVELHMPKSQIKHLWTENQTLPNLKVINLRDSLDLVHIPDLSTVPNLEVLRLSQCTSLVEIPISIQNLSKLTRLELSRCRSLHSLPSCLPSSITGLYLNGTPIKQLPSSIGSLSHLIRLVNLPSRQLESIPSSIGQLTCLRYFSLIGCSKLASLPDTICNLKSLAQLSLMSCVILNELPENLGNLESLEKLFIINSSIKKLPSSINQLRQLRSLYCSKFKGLVVPSLIDLPCLTNAHLSYCEFLEFPSSLCSLKSLEKLVLDGNDFEIIPASITQLCNLTLLSVKDCKRLQCILDLPSSLDDLCARNCMSLVSASTSFLTTAMTERRSLGILDFGNCIKLTEAACDKIMDDVLTTYQDNDGVQALYIAGSDLLQRMRHQNDSGTYLSFNLGRHDLIGLSFCVVVSAKVYPHHGLFDIGCTATFTDDFGHCFDETFFLFGDEGREMDFQSDTVFLWHEGFVDFYSGHRFNKVFLRLFLKYSTDGAMISKCSFNPTFNLGKRRKDEEDENYEMDMEEESPCKRFKESQELTEVIVKLSHCFLNNENEDDEPPVRQGN; this is encoded by the exons ATGATGGCTGCTGTTGCTGCTTCTTCTGCAATAACAACTATTCAATCAAAGAAATACGACGTATTCATTAGTTTCAGAGGTACTGATATTCGAGATGGATTTCTAAGCCATCTTCACCAATCACTGCTTCAAAACCAAGTCAATGCTTTTGTGGATGACAATCTTGAGAGAGGAAAAGAAATCACATCATCTCTATTgcaaataattgaaaaatcatATGTTTCGCTTGTCATTTTCTCCACAAATTATGCAGATTCTTCATGGTGTTTAGATGAGCTTGTGAAAATACTTGAATGTCAACAAAACAAGGGGCAGATCGTGTTGCCGATCTTTTACCGTGTGGATCCAAGTCATGTTCAAGAGCTGACTGGGAGTTATGGAGACGCATTTGATAAGCATAGACAAGAATTCAGCGACTGTTTGGAAAAGGTCAAGAATTGGAGTTCTGCTTTGATGCAAATTTCCAACTTAGCGGGCTGGGATTCACGGATTACTAA GCCTGAGTCTAAGCTGATCAAAGAAATTGTCACTTATGTTTTGGAGAAATTAGATCATGCAACTCCAAGGGATTTCTGCAATGATGGCCTAGTTGGGATTGATCCACGTATTAAGGACGTCTGTTCATTGTTGTGCCTCGAGTCAAAAGACTTTCGAGTTATTGGGATTTGGGGAATGGGTGGTATAGGGAAATCCACTCTTGTTCATAAGCTCTATAGTCAAATCTATAACCAATTCCCATGTCGGTGCTTTGTTGCAAATGTAAGGGAGAGATTAGAAAACTCTACCAAGGATAGTCTACAAAGTGAAATTCTTTCTGCAATACTAGgcaaagaaaatccaaatacAGGAATGCCCATCATGTTGAACTCCTATGTACGGAGACGGCTCTCCCAAGAAAAAATGCTTATCGTTCTTGATGATGTGAGTGATTTGGATCAAATAGAATGCTTAGTAGGAAATGATGTTATGTATGGTTCAGGCAGTAGAATCATTATAACAAGCAGGGATAAGCAATTGCTCAAGAATTTGGATGCCATAATATATGAAGTTAAGAAATTAAACTCCTATGAAGCTCTCCAGCTCTTTAGCTTGCATGCCTTCAAAGAAAATTCTGTGAAGAAAGAATACATGGAGCAGTCACGCATGGCGATTGATTATGCTCAAGGCATTCCGTTAGCTCTTAAAGTACTAGGGTCCAATTTGTATGGTAAGAGTATACAAATATGGGAAGATGAGTTGGAGAAACTTAAAAGTTCTTCtaataaaaaagttttaaaaattttaagaaTATGTTACGACGGACTAGATGAGAAAGAAAAGGATATATTTCTTGATATCGCGTGTTTTTTTAAAGGACATGACAGAGATAGTGTGACAAATATATTAAATGGCTGTGGTTTCTTTGCAAAATCTGGAATAAGCCTTCTCCATGATAAGTCCCTGGTAACAATTACAAGTGACAACAAGTTAGGCATGCACGACTTGTTACAGAAAATGGGGAAAGACATTGTTTCAGAAGAGAAAGAACTCGGTAGACGTAGCAGGCTGTGGAATCCCAAAGATATATGTAAACTATTGGCAAGAGATATG gGAACTACAAGTGTAGAAGGCATTTTATTAGACATTTCCCAGATCAGATATCTGGATTTAAGTTCTACAGTGTTTGCAAAGCTGTGCAATCTGAGAATTCTTAAATTTTACAAGAAGAATTGCTATGGTAACAACAAAATACACCTTCCTGGAGGCCTTGAATATTTTCCTGATGACTTAAGATTTCTCCAGTGGGATCATTATCCTTTAAAATGCTTGCCATTACAAGGCTGTCTCGACAATCTTGTTGAACTCCACATGCCCAAAAGCCAAATCAAGCACCTGTGGACTGAAAATCAG ACACTTCCAAATTTAAAGGTTATTAACCTCCGAGACTCTCTGGACCTTGTCCATATTCCTGACCTGTCTACAGTCCCGAACCTTGAGGTTTTACGTTTGTCCCAGTGTACGAGTTTGGTTGAGATTCCAATATCTATCCAAAATCTAAGCAAGCTGACTCGATTGGAACTGTCAAGGTGCAGAAGTCTTCATAGTTTGCCGAGCTGCCTTCCTTCGAGCATAACAGGCCTATATTTGAATGGAACTCCAATAAAGCAATTACCTTCATCAATTGGATCTCTCTCTCATCTTATTCGTCTAGTAAATCTTCCATCAAGACAGTTGGAGAGTATTCCAAGTAGCATTGGTCAGTTGACATGTCTCCGATACTTCTCGTTGATTGGATGCTCAAAATTGGCAAGTCTTCCTGACACCATTTGCAATCTGAAATCACTTGCACAACTTTCTTTGATGAGTTGTGTGATTCTAAATGAATTACCAGAGAACTTGGGAAATTTAGAATCTttggaaaaattatttataataaatagcAGTATAAAGAAGTTGCCATCTTCGATCAATCAGTTGAGGCAATTGAGAAGTTTATATTGTTCCAAATTTAAAGGTTTAGTAGTGCCTTCTTTGATAGATTTGCCATGCCTAACAAATGCTCATCTTAGTTACTGTGAATTCTTAGAATTTCCCAGCAGCCTTTGCTCTCTTAAGTCGTTGGAAAAATTAGTTTTGGATGGAAATGATTTTGAGATCATACCTGCAAGCATCACCCAGCTTTGTAATTTGACTTTACTTAGTGTAAAAGATTGCAAAAGACTTCAATGTATACTAGATCTTCCATCGTCTTTGGATGATTTATGTGCAAGAAACTGCATGTCTCTGGTATCAGCATCAACTTCATTCCTAACAACAGCAATGACGGAGCGGCGTTCATTAGGCATTTTAGATTTTGGCAATTGCATCAAATTAACTGAGGCAGCTTGTGATAAAATTATGGATGATGTATTGACTACATATCAG GACAACGATGGAGTTCAGGCGTTATATATTGCCGGAAGTGATCTGCTGCAGAGGATGAGGCATCAAAATGATAGCGGAACTTATTTGTCGTTTAATCTGGGGCGGCATGACCTGATCGGTCTCTCTTTTTGTGTTGTTGTATCAGCTAAAGTATATCCTCATCATGGATTATTTGACATTGGATGTACAGCAACTTTTACAGATGATTTTGGACATTGCTTTGATGAAACTTTCTTTTTGTTTGGAGATGAAGGTCGTGAAATGGATTTTCAATCGGACACTGTATTCCTTTGGCATGAAGGATTCGTTGATTTCTACTCCGGGCACCGTTTCAACAAGGTTTTTTTACGACTCTTCCTTAAATATTCAACCGATGGGGCAATGATAAGCAAGTGCAGTTTTAATCCAACATTCAACCTAGGCAAAAGGAGGAAAGATGAGGAAGATGAGAATTATGAGATGGATATGGAAGAGGAATCTCCTTGTAAGAGATTTAAGGAGAGCCAAGAACTGACTGAGGTCATTGTAAAACTCTCGCATTGTTTcttaaataatgaaaatgaGGACGATGAACCTCCCGTTCGACAAGGGAATTAA
- the LOC126677456 gene encoding disease resistance protein RPV1-like encodes MAAPSSSSTTLESKNYDVFISFRGTDIRDGFLSHLHQSLLQNQVNAFVDDNLARGKDITSSLLEIIEKSYVSVVIFSTNYADSSWCLDELVKILECLQNKKQIVLPVFYRVDPSHVQDLTGSYGDAIEKHKQEFSDCLDKVKNWSNALMEISNLSGWDSRITKPESKLIKEIVDYVLEKLDHATPIDFCNDGLVGINSRVKDVRSLLCLESKDIRIIGIWGMGGIGKTTVVDKLFNEIYNQFPRRCFVANVRERLENSTKDSLQTEILSAILGKENLNTGMPIMLNSYVRRRLSQEKVLIVLDNVSDLDQIESLVRSNVVFGSGSRIIITSRDKQLLKNVGARIYEVKKLNYYEALHLFSLHAFKENSLKKEYMELSRMAIIYAQGVPLALKVLGSNLYGKGIQIWEDELEKLKGSTYEKAQFFLRLSYDGLDEKEKDIFLDIACFFNGCDKHSVTNILNGCGFFAKSGISLLNDKSLITISSDNELCMHDLLQKMGKDIVSEEKELARRSRLWDPKDVYKVLTRDMGTTSVEGILLDMSQIKYLDLSPTAFAKFCNLRILKFYDCYRNNKILLPGGLEYFPHELRFLQWDNFPLNCLPIQFCLENLVELHMPKSKIKHLWTEDQALPNLKVINLEDSADLVHIPDLSTVPSLEVLCLHLCTSLIEIPMSIQNLSKLTRLVLSFCTSLYSLPSCLPSSIKSLYLDGTPIKQLPSSTESLSHLIHMEYLPSNQLESIPSSIAQLTCLRKFMLVGCSKLPSLPDTNCNLKSLAKFSLPNCVNLNELPENFGNLEYLEELSTTDSGNKELTSSINLLRQLRYLNCSGCKGLILPPLKKLTCLTYVGLSRCGFLEFPNSLCSVKSLKTLNLDGNDFEIIPASITQLCNLSLLNLKDCIRLKHILDLPSSLDNLFARNCVSLVSASTSFLLKAMTERRCLGKLDFGNCIDLTEAACGKIMDDVLTTHQGKDGVIALCIAGSNLLQRMRHQNDSGSYLSFKLGRHDLIGLSFCVVVASKVYPHRGLFDIGCTATFTDDFGHSFDETFFLYGDEGREMDFHSDNGFLWHNPIFDFNSRRCFSNASLQFFLKYSTNEAGISKCGVHPIFNQGKRKKDEDNEDDELDMKEEEPPSKRYKEMEELNEVILKLSDCFLNTENKEDEPPLRQWKETRELKCHDLSAFLASLLMVNTCLATSSQAKPQTTDIIFTLMMITVCLKLLSFASSLSLHGFSLSLTC; translated from the exons ATGGctgctccttcttcttcttcaacgaCTCTTGAATCAAAGAATTACGACGTATTCATTAGTTTCAGAGGCACTGATATTCGAGATGGATTTCTGAGCCATCTTCATCAATCGCTGCTTCAAAACCAAGTCAATGCTTTTGTGGATGACAATCTTGCGAGAGGAAAAGACATCACATCATCACTTTTAGAAATAATCGAAAAATCATATGTTTCGGTTGTCATTTTCTCCACCAATTATGCGGATTCTTCATGGTGTTTGGACGAGCTCGTCAAAATACTTGAATGCCTACAGAACAAGAAGCAGATCGTCTTGCCGGTGTTTTACCGTGTGGATCCAAGTCATGTTCAAGACCTGACGGGGAGTTATGGAGACGCAATTGAGAAGCATAAACAAGAATTCAGTGACTGTTTGGACAAGGTCAAGAATTGGAGTAATGCTTTGATGGAAATTTCAAACTTATCAGGCTGGGATTCACGGATTACTAA GCCTGAGTCTAAGCTGATAAAAGAAATTGTAGATTATGTTCTGGAAAAATTGGATCATGCAACTCCAATTGATTTTTGCAATGATGGCCTAGTTGGAATTAATTCACGTGTTAAGGACGTCCGTTCATTGCTGTGCCTCGAGTCAAAAGACATTCGAATTATTGGGATTTGGGGAATGGGTGGTATAGGGAAAACAACTGTCGTTGATAAGCTCTTTAATGAAATCTATAACCAATTCCCGCGTCGATGCTTTGTCGCAAATGTTAGGGAGAGATTAGAAAACTCTACCAAGGATAGTCTACAAACTGAAATTCTTTCTGCCATACTAGGCAAAGAAAACCTTAATACAGGAATGCCCATCATGTTGAACTCCTATGTGCGGAGACGGCTCTCCCAAGAAAAAgttcttattgttcttgatAACGTGAGTGATTTGGATCAAATAGAAAGCTTAGTAAGAAGTAACGTTGTGTTTGGTTCAGGCAGTAGAATCATTATAACAAGTAGGGATAAACAATTGCTCAAGAATGTGGGTGCTAGAATATATGAAGTtaagaaattaaattactatGAAGCTCTTCATCTCTTTAGCTTGCATGCCTTTAAAGAAAATTCTCTAAAGAAAGAATACATGGAGTTGTCACGCATGGCAATTATTTATGCTCAAGGCGTTCCATTAGCTCTTAAAGTATTGGGGTCCAATTTGTATGGTAAGGGTATACAAATATGGGAAGATGAGTTGGAGAAACTCAAAGGTTCTACTTATGAAAAAgcgcaattttttttaagattaagTTATGACGGACTAGATGAGAAAGAAAAGGATATTTTTCTTGATATCGCGTGTTTTTTTAATGGATGTGACAAACATAGTGTGACAAATATATTAAATGGCTGTGGCTTCTTTGCAAAATCTGGAATAAGCCTTCTCAATGATAAGTCTCTTATAACAATTTCAAGTGACAACGAGTTATGCATGCATGACCTGTTACAGAAAATGGGGAAAGACATTGTTTCGGAAGAGAAAGAACTCGCTAGACGTAGCAGGTTGTGGGATCCCAAAGATGTATATAAAGTGTTGACAAGAGATATG GGGACTACAAGTGTTGAAGGCATTTTATTAGACATGTCCCAGATCAAATATCTGGATTTAAGTCCTACAGCTTTTGCAAAGTTCTGCAATCTTAGGATTCTAAAATTTTACGATTGCTATAGAAATAACAAAATACTCCTTCCTGGAGGCCTTGAATATTTTCCTCATGAGTTGAGATTTCTCCAGTGGGATAATTTTCCTTTAAATTGCTTGCCAATACAATTCTGTCTTGAAAATCTTGTTGAACTTCACATGCCCAAAAGTAAAATCAAGCACCTCTGGACTGAAGATCAG GCCCTTCCAAATTTAAAAGTGATTAACCTCGAAGACTCTGCGGACCTTGTCCATATTCCTGACCTGTCTACTGTCCCGAGCCTTGAGGTCTTATGTTTGCACCTTTGTACAAGTTTAATTGAGATTCCAATGTCTATCCAAAATCTAAGCAAGCTGACTCGATTGGTTCTGTCATTTTGTACAAGTCTTTATAGTTTGCCGAGCTGCCTTCCTTCGAGTATAAAAAGCCTATATTTGGATGGGACTCCAATAAAGCAATTACCTTCTTCAACTGAATCTCTCTCTCATCTTATTCATATGGAATATCTTCCATCCAATCAGTTGGAGAGTATACCAAGTAGCATTGCTCAGTTGACATGTCTCAGGAAATTCATGTTGGTGGGATGCTCAAAATTGCCAAGTCTTCCAGACACCAATTGCAATCTGAAATCACTTGCAAAATTTTCTTTGCCGAATTGTGTGAATCTGAATGAATTGCCGGAAAACTTTGGAAATTTAGAATATTTGGAAGAATTGAGTACAACAGATAGTGGTAATAAAGAGCTGACATCTTCCATCAATCTGTTGAGGCAATTAAGGTACTTGAATTGTTCCGGGTGTAAAGGTTTAATATTGCctcctttaaaaaaattgacatgtCTAACATATGTTGGTCTAAGTCGCTGTGGTTTCTTAGAATTTCCCAACAGCCTTTGCTCTGTTAAGTCGTTGAAAACATTAAATTTAGATGGAAATGATTTTGAGATCATACCTGCAAGCATCACGCAGCTTTGTAATTTGAGTTTACTCAATTTAAAAGATTGCATAAGGCTTAAACATATACTAGATCTTCCATCGTCTTTGGATAATTTATTTGCAAGGAACTGTGTCTCTCTGGTATCAGCATCAACTTCATTCTTATTGAAAGCAATGACAGAGCGGCGTTGCTTAGGCAAATTAGATTTTGGAAACTGCATTGACTTAACTGAGGCAGCATGTGGTAAAATTATGGATGATGTATTGACAACACATCAG GGCAAAGACGGAGTTATTGCGTTATGTATTGCCGGAAGTAATCTGCTGCAGAGGATGAGGCATCAAAATGATAGCGGATCTTATTTGTCGTTCAAACTGGGGCGGCATGACCTGATCGGTCTCTCTTTTTGTGTTGTTGTAGCATCTAAAGTATATCCTCATCGTGGATTATTCGACATTGGCTGTACAGCAACTTTTACAGATGACTTTGGACATAGCTTTGATGAAACTTTCTTTCTGTATGGAGATGAAGGCCGTGAAATGGATTTTCATTCAGACAATGGATTCCTTTGGCATAATCCAATCTTTGATTTCAACTCCAGGCGCTGTTTTAGCAACGCTTCTTTACAATTCTTCCTCAAGTATTCAACCAATGAGGCGGGGATAAGCAAGTGCGGCGTTCATCCAATATTCAACCAAGGCAAAAGGAAGAAAGATGAAGATAATGAGGATGATGAGCTGGATATGAAGGAGGAGGAACCTCCTAGTAAGAGATATAAAGAGATGGAAGAATTGAATGAGGTCATCCTAAAACTTTCTGATTGTTTCCTAAATACTGAAAATAAAGAAGATGAACCTCCCCTTCGACAATGGAAGGAGACCCGAGAGCTGAAATGTCATGATCTTAGTGCTTTTCTTGCTTCACTATTGATGGTAAATACATGTCTTGCTACCTCAAGCCAGGCTAAACCTCAGACAACAGATATTATCTTTACTTTGATGATGATCACTGTCTGTTTGAAGTTGCTTTCCTTTGCATCTTCTCTATCTCTTCATGgattttctctctctttaaCTTGCTG A
- the LOC130015392 gene encoding disease resistance protein RPV1-like — MAPASSTILQSKKYDVFISFRGADIRDGFLSHLHHSLLQNQVNAFVDDNLPRGKEITSSLLQIIAQSYVSIVIFSENYADSSWCLDELVKILECLQNKQQLVLPVFYHVDPSHVQELTGSYGDAIDKHNKEFSHCLDKVRYWSSALMQISSLPGPDSRIIKPESKLITEIVSYVLEKLDDATPSDFCNDGLVGIDSRIKEVRSLLCLESKDIRAIGIWGMGGIGKSTLVEKLFNQICNQFPRRCFVANVRERLENATKDSVQSEILSALLGKKNLNTGMPIMLNSYVRRRLSQGKVLIVLDDVSDLDQIERLVGSNVVFGSGSRIIITSRDKQLLKNVGAIIYQVKKLNYYEALRLFSLHAFKENSVKKEYMELSRMAIIYAQGIPLALKVLGSNLFGKSIQIWEDELEKLKSCSNKKVQKILRISYDGLDKKEKDIFLDIACFFKGYDKDSVTNILNGCGFFAKSGISLLNDRSLVTISRDNKLEMHDLLQQMGKDIVSEEKELGRRTRLWNPKDVYKVLARDMGTTRVEGILLNMSQIRFLDLSSTAFAKLCSLRILKFYEKKENGTNKILLPGGLECFPDDLRFLQWDHYPLKCFPLQFCFDHLIELCMPKSRIKQLWTEDQTLPNLKVIDLRDCVDLVHIPDLSTVPNLEVLYLHHCTSLVEIPISIQNLSKLTRLILSKCKSLYSLPSCLPSSIKGLQLYGTPIKQLPSSIGSLSHLIHLESLPSRQLESIPSSVGQLTCLRRFTLVGCSKLANLPDTICNLKSLTKLSLLNCAILNELPENLGNLESLEELSTTDSGIKRLPSSINQLRQLKYLNCSGCKGLVLPPLTNLRCLTYVSLSCCGFLEFPNSLCSLKSLEKLVLDGNDFEIIPASITQLCNLSEFSVANSRRLKQILDLPSSLDNLYARNCVSLVSASTSFLLKAMAERHWLGVLDFGNCIELTEASSGKIMDDVLTTHQDNYGVFALYIAGSDLLRRMRHQNDSGPNLSFNLGRPELIGLSFYVVVASKVYPHHGLFDIGCTANFTDNFGHSFDETFFLYGDEGREMDFQSDSVFIWRNPVFDFHSRHHFSNASLQFFLKYSNNDAVISKCGVHPIFNQGKRKKDEDEDTEDEDDEMDMEEEPHSKRYKEIEEMNEVIVTLSHCLLNNENEEEEPPVREWKETRVSKCHDVNAFLAVLLMVNTCLATSTGAKPRRTDIIFTLMMITVCLKLLSFACSLSLHGFALSLTRR; from the exons ATGGCTCCTGCTTCTTCAACAATTCTTCAATCGAAGAAATACGACGTATTCATTAGTTTCAGAGGCGCAGATATTCGAGATGGATTTCTAAGCCATCTTCATCATTCACTGCTTCAAAACCAAGTCAACGCTTTTGTGGATGACAACCTTCCCAGGGGAAAAGAAATCACATCATCTCTATTGCAAATCATTGCACAATCATATGTTTCAATCGTCATCTTCTCCGAGAATTATGCAGATTCTTCATGGTGTTTAGATGAGCTTGTCAAAATACTCGAATGCCTACAAAAcaagcagcagctcgtcttgcCAGTCTTTTACCATGTGGATCCAAGTCATGTTCAAGAGCTTACCGGGAGTTATGGAGATGCAATTGATAAGCATAACAAAGAATTCAGTCACTGTTTGGACAAGGTCAGGTATTGGAGTTCTGCTTTGATGCAAATTTCCAGCTTACCAGGCCCGGATTCACGGATTATTAA GCCTGAGTCTAAGCTGATAACAGAAATTGTAAGTTATGTTCTGGAGAAATTAGATGATGCAACTCCAAGTGATTTTTGCAATGATGGCCTAGTTGGAATTGATTCACGTATTAAGGAGGTCCGTTCATTGCTGTGCCTCGAGTCAAAAGATATTCGAGCTATTGGGATTTGGGGAATGGGTGGTATCGGCAAATCTACTCTTGTTGAGAAGCTCTTTAATCAAATCTGTAACCAATTCCCACGTCGGTGCTTTGTTGCAAATGTTAGGGAGAGATTAGAAAACGCTACCAAGGATAGTGTACAAAGTGAAATTCTTTCTGCACTACTaggaaaaaagaatttaaataccGGAATGCCCATCATGTTGAACTCCTATGTGAGGAGACGGCTCTCCCAAGGAAAAgttcttattgttcttgatGACGTGAGTGATTTGGATCAAATAGAACGTTTAGTAGGAAGTAACGTTGTGTTTGGTTCAGGCAGTAGAATCATTATAACAAGCAGGGATAAACAATTGCTCAAAAATGTGGGTGCCATTATATATCAAGTTAAGAAATTGAACTACTATGAAGCTCTCCGTCTCTTTAGCTTGCACGCCTTTAAAGAAAATTCTGTAAAGAAAGAATACATGGAGTTGTCACGGATGGCGATTATTTATGCTCAAGGCATTCCATTAGCTCTTAAAGTACTAGGGTCCAATTTGTTTGGTAAGAGCATACAAATATGGGAAGACGAGTTGGAGAAACTCAAAAGTTGTTctaataaaaaagttcaaaagatTTTAAGAATAAGTTATGACGGACTAGATAAGAAAGAGAAGGATATCTTTCTTGATATCGCGTGTTTCTTTAAAGGATATGACAAAGACAGTGTGACAAATATATTAAATGGCTGCGGTTTCTTTGCAAAATCTGGAATAAGCCTTCTCAATGATAGATCTCTTGTAACAATTTCAAGGGACAACAAGTTAGAAATGCATGACTTGTTACAGCAAATGGGGAAAGACATTGTTTCAGAAGAGAAAGAACTCGGTAGACGTACCAGGTTGTGGAATCCCAAAGATGTATATAAAGTATTGGCAAGAGATATG GGAACTACGAGAGTTGAAGGCATCTTATTAAACATGTCCCAGATAAGATTTCTGGATTTAAGTTCTACAGCCTTTGCAAAGTTGTGCAGTCTAAGGATTCTGAAATTTTATGAGAAGAAAGAAAACGGAACAAACAAAATACTCCTTCCTGGAGGCCTTGAATGTTTTCCGGATGACTTGAGATTTCTCCAGTGGGATCATTATCCTTTAAAATGTTTTCCGTTACAATTCTGTTTTGACCATCTTATTGAACTTTGCATGCCCAAAAGCCGAATCAAACAACTTTGGACAGAAGATCAG ACACTTCCAAATTTAAAGGTTATCGACCTCCGAGACTGTGTGGACCTTGTCCATATTCCTGACCTGTCTACAGTGCCGAATCTTGAGGTTTTATATTTGCATCATTGTACAAGTTTGGTTGAGATTCCAATTTCAATCCAGAATCTAAGCAAGCTGACGCGATTGATTCTCTCAAAGTGCAAAAGTCTTTATAGTTTGCCGAGCTGCCTTCCTTCGAGTATAAAAGGCCTACAATTGTATGGTACTCCAATAAAGCAATTACCTTCATCAATTGGATCTCTCTCTCATCTTATTCATCTAGAAAGTCTTCCATCCAGACAGTTGGAGAGTATTCCAAGTAGCGTTGGTCAGTTGACATGTCTCAGAAGATTCACGTTGGTTGGATGCTCAAAATTGGCAAATCTTCCAGACACCATTTGCAATCTGAAATCACTTACAAAACTTTCTTTGCTGAATTGTGCGATTCTAAATGAATTGCCAGAAAACCTTGGAAATTTAGAATCTTTGGAAGAATTGAGCACAACAGATAGCGGTATAAAAAGGTTGCCATCTTCCATCAATCAGTTGAGGCAATTGAAGTACTTAAATTGTTCCGGGTGTAAAGGTTTAGTATTGCCTCCTTTGACAAATTTGAGGTGTCTAACATATGTAAGTCTAAGTTGTTGTGGTTTCTTAGAATTTCCCAACAGCCTTTGCTCTCTTAAGTCGTTGGAAAAATTAGTTTTAGATGGAAATGATTTTGAGATTATACCTGCAAGCATCACACAGCTTTGTAATTTAAGCGAGTTTAGTGTAGCAAACAGCAGAAGGCTTAAACAAATACTCGATCTTCCATCTTCTTTGGATAATCTATATGCAAGGAACTGCGTGTCTCTGGTATCAGCATCAACTTCATTCTTATTAAAAGCAATGGCAGAGCGGCATTGGTTAGGCGTTTTAGATTTTGGCAATTGCATTGAATTAACTGAGGCATCGTCTGGTAAAATTATGGATGATGTATTGACTACACATCAG GACAATTATGGAGTTTTTGCGCTATATATTGCGGGAAGTGATCTGCTGAGGAGGATGAGGCATCAGAATGATAGTGGACCTAATTTGTCGTTCAATCTGGGGCGACCTGAATTGATCGGTCTCTCTTTTTATGTTGTTGTAGCATCTAAAGTGTATCCTCATCATGGATTATTCGACATTGGCTGTACAGCAAATTTTACGGACAACTTTGGACATAGCTTTGATGAAACTTTCTTTCTATATGGAGATGAAGGCCGTGAAATGGATTTTCAGTCGGACAGTGTATTCATTTGGCGTAATCCAGTCTTTGATTTTCACTCCAGGCACCATTTCAGCAACGCTTCTTTACAATTCTTCCTCAAGTATTCAAACAATGATGCGGTGATAAGCAAGTGCGGGGTTCATCCAATATTCAACCAAGGCAAAAGGAAgaaagatgaagatgaagatacTGAGGATGAGGACGATGAGATGGATATGGAGGAGGAACCTCATAGTAAGAGATATAAAGAGATCGAAGAAATGAATGAGGTCATCGTAACACTCTCTCATTGTCTcttaaataatgaaaatgaGGAAGAAGAACCTCCGGTTCGAGAATGGAAGGAGACCCGAGTGTCGAAATGTCATGATGTTAATGCTTTTCTTGCTGTTCTATTGATGGTAAACACATGTTTAGCTACCTCAACTGGAGCTAAACCTCGGAGGACAGATATTATCTTCACTTTGATGATGATCACTGTCTGTTTGAAGTTGCTTTCCTTTGCGTGTTCTCTATCTCTTCATGGATTTGCTCTCTCTTTAACTCGCCGGTAA